The genomic window TTAGAAGGAAAAACTGAAAATGTATAGAATAATAATATAAATATAAGGGTAATATTATATCTTGTTATTTAACCGGACTACTAAGTAACCTAGATTTTATCTTTTTAACGTGTTAAAACTCTTATAAAAATATTAAAATTACCAAAAAGAGAAAATACAAATTTTTTGGGGGTGACTTTTTATGAAAATTGTGAAAACAAAACCGGAACTCTGTAACGGCTGCGGAGAATGCATGACAGCATGTTCCAAAATTCTCTACAAGGTCGAAGACCCGGAAAAATCGGCTATAAGAGTCAAAGAAAAGGCTGAAAAACCGGGAAGTTACGAGATCTTTGTGTGCAACCATTGTGGCGAATGTATACCGGTTTGTAACACGGAAGCGCTGTACCAGGCCAGGAACGGGGCTGTAAGGCTTGAAGACAAAAAGTGCGTCGGATGTTACATCTGCGTAGGCTTTTGTCCAA from Biomaibacter acetigenes includes these protein-coding regions:
- a CDS encoding 4Fe-4S binding protein, with the protein product MKIVKTKPELCNGCGECMTACSKILYKVEDPEKSAIRVKEKAEKPGSYEIFVCNHCGECIPVCNTEALYQARNGAVRLEDKKCVGCYICVGFCPNNAMFTHQDINEPIKCIACGACTRVCPTGAIYMDEK